The Rhizobium oryzihabitans genomic sequence GCGCCCAGCGTGTTGACGATATCGCGCTTGGGGTAAGCCGTCGTCATGAAGGTGCTGTGGCGGGTGGAATATTCCACCATGCCAAGCAAGGCCGAAAGCACGGGCTTTTCGCGCGCGAACCCGTCGAAATCTTCCGCGCCGATGGCGAGCAGGATTTCGCGGGCGCGGTCGGCGCGGAAATTCAGGCAGAAGAGGCCATCGCCCGCCTTGAACCCTTCATAACCGCCGATCACCGTCGGCAGGATGAATTCATCCGTGACATTGTTCTTGTAGCTTGCGGTAACGGCGCTCACCGCATCCGGCGCACGTTCTCCCCGACCCAGAACCATGGCATCATAGGCTTTTTCAACGCGCTCCCAGCGATTGTCGCGGTCCATCGCGTAATAACGGCCGATTACCGTGCCGATGCTGGCGCCTTCGGGCAGGCTCTGCGCAAAAGCGGTGACGAAACCTTCCGCCGATTGCGGCGCGACATCGCGTCCATCGGTGATGGCATGTACGACGACCTTCAGCCCCAGATCGGTCACCAGCTTCACCGCCGCCTGACCGTGGACGATGTGGCCATGAACGCCGCCGTCCGAGATGACACACATCAGGTGCGCCACGCCGCCTGCCGCCTTCACCTTGGCGGCGAAATCGAGCATCTCGGCATTCTGGAAAAAGCTGCCATCCTCGATTGCCAGATCGATCTGGCCGAGATCCATGGCGACGATGCGGCCCGCACCGATATTGGTGTGCCCGACTTCGGAATTGCCCATCTGGCCGCTCGGCAGGCCGACATTCGGGCCGAAGGTGGTTAGTGTCGCATTCGGGCAGGTGGCAAAAAGCCGATCCATGGTGGGCGTGTTCGCCAGCACCGGCGCATTGCTGGATTTGTCCTCGCTTAGCCCCCAGCCATCGAGAATAGTCAGGACAACAGGTTTGGGAGTGCTCATGAAAGGACCTTCTTCTTCATTCGGTTGCCGACGAACAGCGAAGCGCTGGGCACCGGAGCGCCCCCGTCCGCCACTATGATCATGATGAGAAAACACGGCTTCTCGTTCTTTCTCTTCTATACCCGAAGATCGCGAACGCAAGCCTATACCGACACCGAAACAGTTCCGTGAAGGTCGAAAACGACCCGCTCAAAAACGACGATCATTTGCTCGATGCCCGCTCCCCCTCATTCCTCTGCTCGTCGAAGGAATCCAGCCGACACGCATCTGCGTGGCGGGAAGAGTCGTTTCAGCCCAAAGATTTGGGCTGACTGGATTCCTGTGACGAGCACAGGAATGAGGGGGGTGTGATGGATCGGTCGCGAGTCGCCTTTCAATCGATGAAGATCAGCGCCGGCTTTTCCAGCAGCGCCTTGACGGCCTGGATGAAGACGGCGGCATCCCAGCCGTCGACAACCCGGTGATCGAAGCTGGAAGAAAGGTTCATCATCTTGCGCGGCACGAAACGGCTGCCATCCCAGACCGGCCGCGTCATGATCTTGTTGACACCGATGATCGCCACCTCGGGGTAATTGATGATCGGTGTCGAAACCACCCCACCCAGCGCGCCGAGCGAGCTGATGGTGATGGTCGAGCCCGTCAGCTCGTCGCGCTGGGCAGTGCCCGTGCGGGCCGCCTCGGCAACGCGCGAGACTTCCTCTGCGCATTGCCAAAGGCCAAGCGTTTCCGCGTGGCGAACGACCGGCACCGTCAATCCTGAAGGTGTCTGCGTGGCGATGCCGATGTGAACCGCTTCGTAATGGCTGACGACCCCTTTCTCGTCATCGAAGGTGGCATTCATACCGGGATGATCCGCGACCGTTTTGACAAGCGCACGCATGAGGAACGGCAGGATCGTCAGTTTCGGCTGTCCGGACCGGCGGCCGCCATTCATGGTGGCGCGCAGATCCTCCAGATCCGTCACGTCTATTTCCTCGACATAGGTGATGTGGGGAATGCGGGAGACGGAAAGCGCCATCTTCTCGGCGATCCTGCGCCTCAGCCCCGTAACCTTCACTTCCTCGACGGCACTGTCGCGGGGCGCTATCGCCACCGCAGGCCGTTCAGCTTGCGACCGCGTGGTGAGATAGGCATCGAGATCGGCATGGGTGATATGCCCCTCCGGCCCTGTTCCCCGCACCTGTGCGAGATCGATATCGAGATCATCGGCGCGCTGGCGAACCGCGGGGGATGCCAGAGGTTTATGGTGTTCGATCTCGGGAGAAGGCGGCGCATCATTGATCTCACGGGCCGGCTGGATTTCAGCCGCTGGGGGCTCTTCCGTCATGTCGGATGGCGCTTCCGGTTCCGGCGCGTCGCCGACCGGAGCGGCCGTAGCTACTTCGGTTTCGATGCGCACAAGCGGCGCCTTTACCGCCACGGTATCACCGACTTCCGCCGCCAGCCATGTGACGATACCTGCAACCGGCGAGGGGATTTCAACGGTCGCCTTGTCGGTCATCACCGCGGCCAGCACCATGTCCTCATGCACCGGATCGCCGGGCTTGATGTTCCATTCCACCAGTTCGGCTTCCGCCACACCTTCGCCGACATCGGGCATAGTGAGAACAAATTCCGCCATTTTCAGGCCTCCATGACTTCGACGAGGGCGCGCCCGACACGGGCAGGACCCGGAAAATAGTCCCATTCCTGCGCATGGGGATAAGGCGTGTCCCAGCCGGCAACGCGGACGACCGGGGCCTCCAGGTGATAAAAGCAATGTTCCTGCACCAGCGACACAACTTCCGCGCCGAAGCCGGAAGTGAGCGTCGCCTCATGCACCATGACGCAGCGGCCGGTCTTGGAAACGGACTTCACGATAGTGTCGAGGTCGAGCGGCAGCAGGCTGCGAAGATCGATGATCTCGGCATCCACACCGGTCTCTTCCGCCGCCGCCAGCGCCACATGCACCATTGTGCCGTAGGTGATGACGGTGACAGCGTTTCCGGGCCGGCGGATTTCAGCCTTGCCGATTGGAATCGTATAGTGTCCTTCCGGCACCTCGCCCATATCGTGTTTGGACCAGGGCGTGACGGGCCGGTCGTGATGGCCGTCGAAGGGGCCGTTATAAAGCCGCTTCGGCTCCAGAAACATCACGGGATCAGGATCTTCGATGGATGCGATCAGTAGCCCCTTGGCGTCATATGGATTGGAGGGGACCACAACCTTCAGCCCGCAGACATGGGTAAAAAGCGCCTCTGGGCTCTGGCTATGGGTCTGCCCGCCAAAAATGCCGCCGCCAGTGGGCATTCTGAGAACGATGGGGCAGGTAAAATCACCATTGGAGCGATAGCGAATGCGCGCCGCTTCCTGGGTAATCTGGTCATAGGCGGGATACATGTAGTCGGCGAACTGGATTTCGACACAGGGACGCAAGCCATAAGCGGCCATGCCGATGGCGGTGCCGACAATGCCGGATTCACTGATGGGCGCGTCGAAACAGCGGGTCTTGCCGTATTTTCCCTGCAGCCCCTGCGTGGCGCGGAAGACCCCGCCGAAATAACCCACGTCCTCACCGAACACCACCACATCGTCGTTGCGCTCCATGGATACATCCATGGCGCTGCGGACGGCTTCGATCATCGTCATTCTGGTCATGTCAGTACCCGGCTTTCTGGCGTTGACGGACGAGATGCGGCGGCATCTCGGCATATACGCCCTCGAAAATATCCTTGGTCGGCGGCTTGCCGCCCGCATGCAGCGTTCCGTGGCTTTCCGCCTCGCGCTGCGCCTCGATCACCTCATCGGCGATTTCCGCTTCCGCCTGCCGGTGCCGCTCCTCCGACCAGAAACTACGCAGGATGAGATGTTTCTTCAGCCTGAGAACCGGGTCGCCCAGCGGCCAGGCCTCGGACTCGGTCTTGGGACGATAGGCGCTCGGATCGTCGGAAGTGGAATGTGCGCCGACACGATAGGTCACATATTCAATCAGCGTCGGGCCAAGATTGCGGCGCGCGCGCTCCACCGCCCATCGCGCCACGGCATAGACGGCGAGATAATCATTGCCGTCGACCCGAAGTGCGGGAATGCCGAAACCCAGCCCCCGCGCTGCAAAGGTGCCGGAACCGCCGCGCGCAATGCCCTGAAAAGTGGAAATGGCCCATTGGTTGTTGACGATGTTGAGGATCACCGGCGCCTTGTAGGTGGAGGCAAAGACGAGCGCGGAATGAAAATCCGATTCCGCTGTCGAGCCGTCGCCGATCCACGCGGCCGCGATTTTCGTATCGCCCTTGATGGCCGAGGCCATCGCCCAGCCAACCGCCTGTACATATTGCGTGGCAAGGTTGCCGGACACGGTGAAGAAGCCGTGCTCCTTTGAGGAGTGCAAAACCGGCATTTGCCGCCCATGCAACGGGTCCAGCTCGTTGGAATAGATCTGGTTCATCATGGTGACGAGCGGATAGTCGTCGGCGATCAAAAGACCCGCCTGCCGGTAGGTCGGGAAATTCATGTCGCCTTTGGAAAGCGCCTTGCGGAAGGCGCAGCTGACCGCCTCCTCGCCCAAATGCTGCATGTAGAAGGAGGTTTTGCCCTGCCGTTGCGCCATCAGCATGCGGGCATCGAAAGCGCGAAGCCGCATCATGTTTCTAAGGCCCACCAGCAATTCCTCGTCAGAGAGCAGCCCTGCCCATGGCCCGACGGCCTCGCCCTGGTGGTTGAGGACGCGAATGATGGAATAGGCGAGATCGCGCATGCTTTCCGGCGCTGCATCCACCTCCGGGCGCGGTACGGAGCCGGCCTTGGGTATTTTCACATTGGAGAAATCCGGCTGGTCGCCGGGCCGCACCGCGGGCTCCGGCACATGCAGGCTGAGATGCGTGGTTTCGGTAATATCCATTCTACTCCTCCCATCGCCATCTCCTCCAGACGACGAAACAATGTTCAGAGGTTTCGCGCGATGACCATGCGCTGGACATCGCTGGTTCCCTCATAAATCTGGCAGATGCGCACATCGCGATAGATCCGCTCCACCGGATAATCCGCCATGTAACCGTAACCGCCGTGAATCTGGATGGCGTCCGAGCAGACGCGCTCGGCCATTTCGGAAGCGAAGAGCTTCGCCATCGAGGCCTCCGAAAGACAGGGCTCACCCGCTTCCTTCAGCGCCGCCGCATGCAGCACCAGCTGCCGCGCCGCCT encodes the following:
- a CDS encoding alpha-ketoacid dehydrogenase subunit beta, with product MTRMTMIEAVRSAMDVSMERNDDVVVFGEDVGYFGGVFRATQGLQGKYGKTRCFDAPISESGIVGTAIGMAAYGLRPCVEIQFADYMYPAYDQITQEAARIRYRSNGDFTCPIVLRMPTGGGIFGGQTHSQSPEALFTHVCGLKVVVPSNPYDAKGLLIASIEDPDPVMFLEPKRLYNGPFDGHHDRPVTPWSKHDMGEVPEGHYTIPIGKAEIRRPGNAVTVITYGTMVHVALAAAEETGVDAEIIDLRSLLPLDLDTIVKSVSKTGRCVMVHEATLTSGFGAEVVSLVQEHCFYHLEAPVVRVAGWDTPYPHAQEWDYFPGPARVGRALVEVMEA
- the gpmI gene encoding 2,3-bisphosphoglycerate-independent phosphoglycerate mutase, which produces MSTPKPVVLTILDGWGLSEDKSSNAPVLANTPTMDRLFATCPNATLTTFGPNVGLPSGQMGNSEVGHTNIGAGRIVAMDLGQIDLAIEDGSFFQNAEMLDFAAKVKAAGGVAHLMCVISDGGVHGHIVHGQAAVKLVTDLGLKVVVHAITDGRDVAPQSAEGFVTAFAQSLPEGASIGTVIGRYYAMDRDNRWERVEKAYDAMVLGRGERAPDAVSAVTASYKNNVTDEFILPTVIGGYEGFKAGDGLFCLNFRADRAREILLAIGAEDFDGFAREKPVLSALLGMVEYSTRHSTFMTTAYPKRDIVNTLGAWVAKKGLRQFRLAETEKYPHVTFFLNGGKEEPEVGEDRFMPKSPKVATYDLQPEMSAPEVTEKFVEAIGKGYDLIVTNYANPDMVGHTGDLQAAIKACEAVDRGLAAVVAALDKVGGAMLVIADHGNCETMVDPVTGGPHTAHTTNPVPVILYGGPEGAKLHSGILADVAPTLLQLMNVPLPAEMTGKSLIDL
- a CDS encoding dihydrolipoamide acetyltransferase family protein — translated: MAEFVLTMPDVGEGVAEAELVEWNIKPGDPVHEDMVLAAVMTDKATVEIPSPVAGIVTWLAAEVGDTVAVKAPLVRIETEVATAAPVGDAPEPEAPSDMTEEPPAAEIQPAREINDAPPSPEIEHHKPLASPAVRQRADDLDIDLAQVRGTGPEGHITHADLDAYLTTRSQAERPAVAIAPRDSAVEEVKVTGLRRRIAEKMALSVSRIPHITYVEEIDVTDLEDLRATMNGGRRSGQPKLTILPFLMRALVKTVADHPGMNATFDDEKGVVSHYEAVHIGIATQTPSGLTVPVVRHAETLGLWQCAEEVSRVAEAARTGTAQRDELTGSTITISSLGALGGVVSTPIINYPEVAIIGVNKIMTRPVWDGSRFVPRKMMNLSSSFDHRVVDGWDAAVFIQAVKALLEKPALIFID
- a CDS encoding 3-methyl-2-oxobutanoate dehydrogenase (2-methylpropanoyl-transferring) subunit alpha, producing MDITETTHLSLHVPEPAVRPGDQPDFSNVKIPKAGSVPRPEVDAAPESMRDLAYSIIRVLNHQGEAVGPWAGLLSDEELLVGLRNMMRLRAFDARMLMAQRQGKTSFYMQHLGEEAVSCAFRKALSKGDMNFPTYRQAGLLIADDYPLVTMMNQIYSNELDPLHGRQMPVLHSSKEHGFFTVSGNLATQYVQAVGWAMASAIKGDTKIAAAWIGDGSTAESDFHSALVFASTYKAPVILNIVNNQWAISTFQGIARGGSGTFAARGLGFGIPALRVDGNDYLAVYAVARWAVERARRNLGPTLIEYVTYRVGAHSTSDDPSAYRPKTESEAWPLGDPVLRLKKHLILRSFWSEERHRQAEAEIADEVIEAQREAESHGTLHAGGKPPTKDIFEGVYAEMPPHLVRQRQKAGY